The proteins below come from a single Gossypium raimondii isolate GPD5lz chromosome 2, ASM2569854v1, whole genome shotgun sequence genomic window:
- the LOC105788054 gene encoding probable inactive nicotinamidase At3g16190 → MAEKGKHTALLVIDMQNDFILDDGLMRVNGGKAIVPNVIKAVEIARQRGILIVWVVREHDYLGRDVELFRRHLYTPGKEGPTTKGYLGAQLVDGLVIKEGDYKLVKTRFSAFFATHLHSFLRSNGVNNLVVVGVQTPNCIRQTVFDAVAHNYQPVTVIVDATAAATADIHDANIYDMRNIGVATPTLEEWYETKL, encoded by the exons ATGGCAGAAAAAGGGAAGCATACGGCTCTCCTTGTAATTGACATGCAG aatgattttatattagatGACGGATTGATGAGGGTAAATGGAGGCAAAGCCATCGTTCCTAATGTGATAAAGGCTGTTGAAATCGCCAGGCAGCGTGGGATTCTCATCgtttgg GTTGTTCGTGAGCATGACTATTTAGGAAGAGATGTTGAACTCTTTCGCCGGCATCTGTACACTCCAGGGAAAGAGGGTCCAACCACCAAGGGATATTTAGGTGCACAATTGGTGGATGGCCTTGTGATAAAAGAAGGAGATTACAAGTTGGTGAAGACTCGTTTTAGTGCATTCTTCGCCACCCATCTTCATTCTTTCCTTCGAAGTAATGGGGTCAATAATTTAGTTGTCGTTG GTGTTCAAACTCCAAATTGCATCCGGCAGACCGTCTTTGATGCCGTAGCACATAATTACCAACCAGTTACTGTTATTGTCGATGCCACAGCTGCTGCAACAGCCGACATACATgatg CCAATATCTATGACATGAGAAATATTGGAGTTGCAACACCAACACTTGAGGAGTGGTATGAAACCAAGCTTTGA